One genomic window of Bacillus mycoides includes the following:
- a CDS encoding thioredoxin family protein: MNKFETIEELATYIEEQPVVLLFIKTENCGVCDVMLRKVNYVLENYDYVEKIEILLQDMQEVAGRYAVFTGPTILLFYNGKEILRESRFISLENLERTIQLLEN; encoded by the coding sequence ATGAATAAATTTGAAACGATAGAAGAATTAGCGACATATATTGAAGAACAACCAGTAGTACTTCTGTTTATTAAAACGGAAAATTGCGGTGTTTGTGATGTCATGTTAAGGAAAGTAAATTACGTATTAGAGAATTATGATTATGTAGAGAAAATAGAGATATTGCTACAAGACATGCAAGAGGTTGCAGGGCGATATGCAGTATTTACAGGGCCAACAATTTTATTATTTTATAATGGAAAAGAGATTCTTCGTGAATCACGCTTCATTTCACTTGAAAATTTAGAGAGAACGATTCAACTATTAGAGAATTAA
- a CDS encoding histidine kinase, whose amino-acid sequence MFNTLRGRELKVKNKGKVVLFLLVAGGVFLVKPVFKFGTIHMIQTWFESVFS is encoded by the coding sequence ATTTTTAACACACTAAGGGGAAGGGAACTGAAAGTAAAAAACAAAGGGAAAGTAGTATTATTCTTGTTAGTTGCGGGAGGGGTATTTCTCGTCAAACCAGTATTTAAATTTGGAACAATACATATGATTCAAACGTGGTTTGAAAGTGTGTTTTCTTAA
- a CDS encoding TetR/AcrR family transcriptional regulator — protein sequence MRKSAEEIKKEIAYKAESLFSQKGYAATSMEDICEITGRSKGSIYYHFKSKEELFLFVVKQHTYDWLEKWNEKEKLYSTSTEKLYGLAEYYVEDIQQPISNAIEEFSMSQVVSKEILDELLALTRESYVMVERLIETGIQSGEFREENTRDLMYIVNGLLSGLGVLYYELDYSELKRIYKKAIDVLLKGMAAE from the coding sequence ATGAGAAAAAGCGCAGAAGAAATAAAGAAGGAAATCGCATATAAAGCAGAAAGTCTGTTTTCACAAAAGGGTTATGCAGCCACATCTATGGAAGATATTTGTGAAATTACAGGGCGAAGTAAAGGCAGTATTTATTACCACTTTAAGAGTAAAGAAGAATTATTTTTATTTGTAGTGAAACAGCATACATATGATTGGCTTGAAAAATGGAATGAAAAAGAGAAGTTGTATAGTACTAGTACTGAAAAGCTATATGGTCTCGCTGAATATTATGTAGAAGATATACAACAACCTATTTCGAATGCAATAGAGGAATTTTCTATGAGCCAAGTTGTAAGTAAAGAGATTCTAGATGAACTGTTAGCTTTAACTAGAGAATCATATGTTATGGTTGAGCGATTAATCGAAACAGGCATACAGTCTGGAGAGTTTCGTGAAGAAAATACGCGCGATTTGATGTATATTGTAAATGGCTTATTATCAGGGCTTGGAGTGCTTTACTATGAGCTAGATTATAGCGAGCTAAAACGTATTTATAAAAAGGCAATAGATGTATTGTTAAAAGGGATGGCAGCTGAATAA
- a CDS encoding MFS transporter encodes MKALFKNRAFMLVMASDILQQFAIWIRNMALLYFIMERTNNDPVSVSLLSVMEYAPIFIFSFIGGALADRWNPKRTMVAGDVLSVLSIIGIVLLLKVDYWQAIFFATLVSAIVGQFSQPSSSRIFKRYVKEEQVANAIAFNQTLQSLFMIFGPVVGSLVYTQLGLFTSLYSLIILFSLSAIALSFLPKWVEQEPAVRESLKNDIKEGWKYVLHTKNLRMITITFTIIGLAVGLTTPLEVFLVIERLGMEKEAVQYLAAADGIGMLIGGIVAAIFTSKVNPKKMFVFGMSILAISFLVEGLSTSFWITSFMRFGTGICLACVNIVVGTLMIQLVPENMIGRVNGTILPLFMGAMLIGTSLAGGLKEMTSLVIVFCIAMSLILLAIGPILRMQINKEAVANKEELTNSLASK; translated from the coding sequence ATGAAAGCTTTATTTAAAAATCGAGCATTTATGCTCGTTATGGCATCTGATATTTTACAGCAATTTGCAATTTGGATTAGAAACATGGCTCTACTGTATTTCATAATGGAGAGGACGAATAATGATCCAGTTTCAGTATCACTATTATCAGTCATGGAATATGCACCTATTTTTATTTTCTCATTTATTGGTGGTGCATTAGCAGATCGCTGGAATCCGAAAAGAACAATGGTTGCTGGAGATGTGTTAAGTGTACTGTCTATTATAGGAATTGTCTTATTGTTAAAGGTCGATTATTGGCAGGCCATATTTTTTGCGACACTCGTTTCTGCAATTGTAGGTCAGTTTTCTCAGCCGTCATCTTCACGCATATTTAAGCGATATGTAAAGGAAGAACAGGTAGCAAATGCGATTGCATTTAACCAAACACTACAGTCATTGTTTATGATCTTCGGGCCAGTCGTAGGATCACTTGTATATACACAACTTGGTTTATTTACGTCACTATATAGTTTAATCATTTTATTTTCGTTATCTGCTATCGCCCTTTCATTTTTACCAAAATGGGTTGAACAAGAGCCAGCAGTGAGAGAGTCATTAAAAAATGATATAAAAGAAGGGTGGAAATACGTTCTTCATACGAAAAATTTACGTATGATTACGATCACTTTTACAATCATTGGTTTAGCAGTTGGATTAACGACCCCATTAGAAGTATTCCTTGTAATCGAACGTTTAGGCATGGAAAAAGAAGCTGTTCAATATTTAGCAGCAGCTGATGGAATAGGTATGTTAATTGGTGGTATTGTTGCGGCAATTTTCACTTCAAAAGTAAATCCGAAAAAAATGTTTGTATTCGGGATGAGTATATTAGCAATATCATTTTTAGTAGAAGGGCTGTCTACATCGTTTTGGATTACTAGCTTTATGCGATTTGGAACAGGGATTTGTTTAGCTTGTGTTAATATCGTTGTCGGTACACTTATGATTCAGCTTGTACCAGAAAATATGATTGGCAGAGTGAATGGGACAATTTTACCGCTGTTTATGGGAGCTATGCTAATTGGCACTTCTCTAGCTGGAGGGTTGAAGGAAATGACTTCACTAGTTATTGTATTTTGTATAGCAATGTCACTTATTTTATTAGCG